The nucleotide sequence TACGGGCCGCCTCGGTTTCCTGCTCGACCAACTGGTGGGCTTTTTTCTTTTCGAATTCGATCCGCTTGAGATTGCCTTTGTTGGCAGGGTAGGCCATATCCTTGGGGATCAAGTAGTTGCGGGCATGCCCCGGCGCTACTTCCACCACTTCGCCGATTTTGCCCAGTGCCTCGATATTCGAGCGCAGGATTACTTTCATTCTTCCTCCCGGTCAGACTGTCTATCTTCAGATTTCACCAGATTAGCGTAAAGCATGCACAATTCCACCGGCCCCGTCTCAAGCCTGAGAGACGTTGCGGCGGAAATCTATCCAGGTATCCAGCAGCCCCAGCGCCAGGTGAATCATCACCAGCGGCGTAAAGCAAAGCACGATTGTCAGGAGCCGCAGAAAAATTCCTCCCTTGCGCTGCAGAACGAAATGGAAGATCACCGACAGGCCGCGGATCACGTACAGCACGCCCATTACGAACAGCAGGTTAAGCGAGAGCCTCAGGATCAGTTCGCTGCCGCCGGCGAGCACTCCGCCGGCCAGTCCGGCGACAACCGCCCAGATCCAGTTGTCCTCGAACCGGTACTGGATGAAACTGCTGATGCCCAGCGACAGATGGAATTTAGAGCGTCCGTAGCGGCGGAACACGATCACCGCCAGAAAAAAACCGGCCACCATCATCAAGCCGAACTGGCCCGGCATCAGCCGGACAACCAGCAGGTTCATCTCCTGCCAGGCGATTTCCTGTTCCACGTCGCCCGCGGCGCTGTCGGAGGCCATCTGCTGCAGCATCTGCTGCGACTCCAGCACGCTGCTTTCCAGTTGGGCCCAGCTTTCCCAGGCGCCACTGGTTACCGCAACCGCGGTCAGCGCCGCACCCGCGGCACAGCCGACAAGTGCGCTGGAGGTCACGGAACTGAAATAGTTGCCCTTGAGGCAGTAGACCGCAACCAGTGCGCTGGCAGCCGCGAACAGGGCCAGCAGGGGGTTGTACCAGATACCGAATGCGACAATGGGCACCAGCGATAGCGCCGCCAGTTGACGCCAGCGCAGCCTG is from Candidatus Glassbacteria bacterium and encodes:
- a CDS encoding DUF2232 domain-containing protein; its protein translation is MVRPNRRTTWLPLAIAAAIAVTNPFLMVGAGGALGLLVLCCDNRLRWRQLAALSLVPIVAFGIWYNPLLALFAAASALVAVYCLKGNYFSSVTSSALVGCAAGAALTAVAVTSGAWESWAQLESSVLESQQMLQQMASDSAAGDVEQEIAWQEMNLLVVRLMPGQFGLMMVAGFFLAVIVFRRYGRSKFHLSLGISSFIQYRFEDNWIWAVVAGLAGGVLAGGSELILRLSLNLLFVMGVLYVIRGLSVIFHFVLQRKGGIFLRLLTIVLCFTPLVMIHLALGLLDTWIDFRRNVSQA